In Dryobates pubescens isolate bDryPub1 chromosome 6, bDryPub1.pri, whole genome shotgun sequence, a genomic segment contains:
- the CCDC28A gene encoding coiled-coil domain-containing protein 28A, with protein MEERKIKRRSPKSSTSHPAQVANSKKNSVPVSKSIAFSNPAPQPAVQKPKLKRVIKEKAKPPGDEAKGAQAAPIQHSFLTDVSDVQEMERGLLSLLNDFHSGKLQAFGNECSIEQMEHVRSMQEKLARLNLELYGEMEELPEDKRKLASDSNLDRLLSDLEELNSSIQKLHLADAQDIPNGTTG; from the exons atggaggaaaggaaaatcaaGAGGAGGAGCCCCAAATCATCTACCAGTCATCCTGCTCAGGTTGCTAACTCCAAGAAAAACTCTGTGCCAGTCAGTAAAAGCATAGCCTTTTCAAatcctgcaccacagcctgcGGTACAGAAACCAAAGTTAAAACG tgtGATAAAAGAGAAAGCCAAACCTCCAGGAGATGAGGCAaaaggggcacaggcagcaccgATCCAGCATTCTTTTCTCACAGATGTGTCAGATGTCCAAGAAATGGAAAGAGGACTTCTGAGTCTCCTGAATGACTTCCACTCTGGCAAACTTCAAGCATTTG GAAATGAATGTTCCATCGAGCAGATGGAGCATGTGCGGAGTATGCAGGAGAAACTCGCTCGCCTCAATCTGGAGCTCTATGGGGAGATGGAAGAACTCCCTGAAGATAAAAGGAAACTGGCCAGTGACTCAAACCTGGATAGGCTGCTGTCAGAT CTGGAAGAACTGAATTCATCTAT